In Thermoanaerobaculia bacterium, the following proteins share a genomic window:
- a CDS encoding response regulator: MDDELLELVPVFVAEARERLQRLADLVPGLSRGPEALVEIQRELHTLKGAGRMMAIAPFAELCHATEEVVLARPPALEGLLLSAHDALQAMVEWVESGDPVLAATDLLIEFERHGAAARPSTAVPAPGTASGVPPAIVAEASAGGESRAGEDRRAGEDRRAGEDRRGHEDRRASDERLAADERSDSAGLQAAGLEAFAERAVRVRAAAVVTGRLLARLEELANLAEDGVRDPQPAQALAVVAASLRQAVLEAGALETRLARTGEEQIEAVLALQIVPLKPTLRSLARNARELARRLGRQIEVELEGEETRLDRRIARELDGALRHLVSNAVDHGIEGPAERLAAGKPAAGRLRIAAAPGGRGVEIRIADDGRGIDAGEVARQAVARGFLPRAALEALPEADALRLVFLPGFSTRDATSEVSGRGVGLDAVEAAVARLGGEVRITSQVGAGSEVVLDLPVARRGEQVVLVRIGSALLAVPAVAVRRIENLSGVTVEENGGHRMAILGDRLVPFVALGEALGIAAAPGGATGADVAKLLIEGSVAGRPVAFSVDRVEGEVELLVRPLPRRARVSSLVDGAALLPSGDPVAVLAPQGLLGRESSSRRAPVALADTPRELTRLLLVDDSRVTREMERRILEDAGFRVEVAADGDEALRRLAVEAFDCLVTDIEMPNLDGFELTAQLRQIERFAHLPIVVVSTRESSEDRLRGLRSGADAYLTKQSLVATDLVETVRRLTGS, translated from the coding sequence GTGGACGACGAGCTGCTCGAGCTCGTGCCGGTCTTCGTCGCCGAGGCGCGCGAGCGCCTGCAGCGACTCGCCGACCTCGTGCCCGGGCTCTCTCGCGGGCCGGAGGCGCTGGTCGAGATCCAGCGCGAGCTCCACACCCTGAAGGGCGCCGGCCGCATGATGGCGATCGCGCCGTTCGCCGAGCTCTGCCACGCCACGGAAGAGGTCGTCCTCGCCCGGCCCCCGGCCCTCGAGGGACTGCTGCTCTCTGCCCACGACGCCCTTCAGGCGATGGTCGAATGGGTCGAGAGCGGCGATCCGGTCCTGGCGGCGACCGACCTGCTGATCGAGTTCGAGCGCCACGGCGCAGCGGCTCGACCGTCCACGGCCGTCCCGGCGCCCGGGACCGCCTCCGGCGTGCCGCCGGCGATCGTTGCGGAGGCCAGCGCGGGCGGCGAGAGCCGCGCCGGTGAGGATCGCCGGGCCGGTGAAGACCGCCGGGCCGGCGAGGACCGGCGGGGGCACGAAGACCGCCGGGCCAGCGACGAGCGGCTCGCCGCCGACGAGCGCTCGGACAGCGCGGGGCTGCAAGCCGCCGGCCTCGAAGCGTTCGCCGAGCGGGCGGTGCGCGTGCGCGCCGCTGCAGTCGTCACCGGGCGCCTCCTCGCGCGGCTCGAAGAGCTCGCGAACCTCGCCGAGGACGGCGTCCGCGATCCGCAGCCGGCGCAAGCGCTGGCCGTGGTCGCCGCCTCGCTGCGGCAGGCGGTTCTCGAAGCGGGCGCACTCGAAACCCGTCTGGCGCGCACCGGCGAAGAGCAGATCGAAGCGGTCCTCGCGCTGCAGATCGTCCCGCTCAAGCCGACGCTGCGCTCCCTGGCGCGCAACGCCCGCGAGCTCGCCCGCCGCCTGGGCCGTCAGATCGAAGTCGAGCTCGAGGGCGAGGAGACACGGCTCGACCGGCGCATCGCGCGCGAGCTCGACGGCGCGCTCCGCCATCTGGTCTCGAACGCAGTCGACCACGGCATCGAAGGCCCGGCGGAGCGTCTCGCGGCCGGCAAGCCCGCGGCGGGACGGCTGCGCATCGCTGCCGCGCCGGGCGGGCGCGGGGTCGAGATCCGGATCGCCGACGACGGTCGCGGCATCGACGCCGGCGAGGTCGCCCGGCAGGCGGTGGCGAGGGGCTTTCTGCCGCGCGCCGCGCTCGAGGCGCTGCCCGAGGCCGACGCACTGCGGCTCGTCTTTCTGCCCGGCTTCTCGACGCGAGACGCGACCTCCGAAGTCTCGGGGCGCGGTGTCGGTCTCGATGCGGTCGAAGCGGCCGTGGCCCGCCTCGGCGGCGAGGTGCGGATCACTTCGCAAGTCGGCGCGGGCTCCGAGGTCGTGCTCGACCTGCCGGTGGCGCGCCGCGGCGAGCAGGTCGTCCTCGTCCGGATCGGCAGCGCCCTTCTCGCGGTGCCGGCGGTCGCCGTGCGACGGATCGAGAACCTCTCCGGCGTCACCGTCGAAGAGAACGGCGGGCACCGGATGGCGATCCTCGGGGACCGCCTGGTGCCGTTCGTGGCGCTCGGCGAAGCGCTCGGCATCGCAGCTGCCCCCGGCGGCGCCACCGGCGCCGACGTCGCGAAGCTTCTCATCGAGGGTTCGGTGGCCGGCCGGCCGGTCGCTTTCTCGGTCGACCGCGTCGAGGGCGAGGTCGAGCTGCTGGTGCGTCCACTGCCGCGCCGCGCGCGCGTGTCGTCGCTGGTCGACGGCGCGGCCCTCCTGCCCTCGGGCGATCCGGTCGCCGTGCTCGCGCCGCAGGGGCTGCTGGGCCGCGAGTCCTCGAGCCGGCGGGCGCCGGTCGCCCTCGCCGACACACCGCGCGAGCTCACCCGTCTCCTGCTGGTTGACGACTCGCGGGTGACGCGCGAAATGGAGCGCCGCATTCTCGAGGACGCCGGCTTCCGCGTCGAGGTCGCCGCCGATGGCGACGAGGCGCTGCGGCGGCTCGCGGTCGAGGCCTTCGACTGCCTGGTCACCGATATCGAAATGCCCAACCTCGACGGCTTCGAGCTCACCGCGCAGCTGCGCCAGATCGAACGATTCGCGCACCTGCCGATCGTCGTCGTCTCTACCCGTGAGAGCTCCGAGGACCGCCTGCGCGGATTGCGCTCGGGCGCCGACGCCTACCTGACCAAGCAGAGCCTGGTCGCGACCGACCTGGTCGAGACCGTGCGCCGCCTGACCGGCAGCTGA
- a CDS encoding chemotaxis protein CheW, whose protein sequence is MSSTPYLLVRCGEKVAALPAAAVRRVVRGTRLHPLPGAGPGLIGLAEFAGEPLAVLDLAQLLGEERGSSRPPITVVTWLGSGEERELVGLGVDDAIEVVELDPSALALGTALVGGRPVAVVDTERLGVEA, encoded by the coding sequence GTGAGCTCCACCCCCTACCTTCTGGTCCGCTGCGGCGAGAAGGTCGCGGCGCTGCCGGCGGCCGCCGTGCGGCGCGTCGTCCGGGGCACGCGACTGCATCCGCTGCCCGGCGCGGGGCCCGGACTCATCGGTCTCGCCGAGTTCGCCGGCGAGCCACTCGCCGTCCTCGACCTGGCGCAGCTCCTCGGCGAGGAGCGCGGCAGCTCGCGACCGCCGATCACCGTGGTGACCTGGCTCGGCAGCGGCGAGGAGCGCGAGCTCGTCGGGCTGGGGGTCGACGACGCCATCGAAGTCGTCGAGCTCGATCCTTCGGCACTCGCCCTCGGCACGGCGCTCGTCGGCGGCCGCCCGGTCGCCGTCGTCGATACCGAACGGCTCGGAGTCGAGGCATGA
- a CDS encoding methyl-accepting chemotaxis protein, whose product MSRASANRIESTSLTTPGLLFVATWAAGGWLLAGASREAATPLLQVIFHVVAIGSAALLLFFELSARASDPRSGLRARLIGVFRQLGDGDLIGAGELARTLDADLASGVGRAVAGLATRVEQLQANSHSVAGAAEGVERGSTVLAASSAQQAAAAGEVTAAMEELSRTAAEISEHAERQNQLVLTAEGEGAAGASAVAEAVEGVGAVERRIADVTMRADTLGTRSREIFRVLELISDIAQETHLLSLNAALEASAAGGRGRRFAVVAGEVRVLAERVRDSVASVRSQIEEFASAIRSTVVATEEGSKEAARVLEEARAATGALGILRASLRESSEAARQISSVTRQQTSATEEVLSTLRELHQVVERMSRDLSQLSATSGRLRTIGLDLELLAQTFRLDSPRSLKRMVHEWAARLAGTPAAMAAGAALAGGGAGAQELIDELVGAAPFVECGCIVDPRGKVLATQIARDLRESNAEALQELRRRNLSDRVWFKKALESTRAVVTPPELSVMSGQPCIMIAVARRDAAGQPVAVVEFDVNVRHWTEIGT is encoded by the coding sequence ATGAGCCGGGCGTCCGCGAACCGGATCGAATCCACATCGCTCACGACCCCGGGGCTGCTCTTCGTCGCGACCTGGGCGGCCGGCGGCTGGCTGCTCGCCGGCGCCAGCCGTGAGGCCGCGACGCCGCTGTTGCAAGTGATCTTTCACGTCGTCGCGATCGGCAGCGCAGCATTGCTGCTCTTTTTCGAGCTCTCTGCCCGGGCGAGCGACCCGCGCTCGGGCCTGCGCGCCCGTCTCATCGGCGTCTTCAGGCAGCTCGGGGACGGCGACCTCATCGGCGCCGGCGAGCTGGCACGGACGCTCGACGCCGATCTCGCCTCCGGCGTCGGTCGCGCGGTCGCCGGCCTGGCGACGCGGGTCGAACAGCTGCAGGCGAACTCGCATTCAGTTGCGGGCGCCGCGGAGGGCGTCGAGCGCGGCTCGACGGTGCTCGCGGCGAGCTCGGCGCAGCAGGCCGCCGCCGCCGGCGAGGTGACCGCCGCCATGGAGGAGCTCTCGCGCACGGCCGCCGAGATCTCGGAGCATGCCGAGCGTCAGAACCAGCTGGTCCTCACCGCGGAGGGCGAGGGCGCCGCGGGTGCTTCGGCGGTCGCCGAGGCGGTCGAAGGGGTGGGCGCGGTCGAGCGCCGCATCGCCGACGTGACGATGCGCGCCGACACGCTCGGCACGCGCTCGCGGGAGATCTTCCGGGTGCTCGAGCTGATCAGCGACATCGCCCAGGAGACCCATCTGCTGTCGCTCAACGCGGCGCTCGAGGCGTCGGCGGCCGGCGGCCGCGGCCGGCGCTTCGCCGTCGTCGCCGGCGAGGTCCGGGTGCTCGCCGAGCGCGTCCGCGACTCCGTGGCCTCGGTCCGCAGCCAGATCGAGGAGTTCGCGAGCGCCATCCGTTCCACCGTCGTCGCGACCGAGGAGGGCAGCAAGGAGGCCGCACGCGTCCTCGAAGAGGCCCGGGCGGCCACCGGCGCGCTCGGAATTCTCCGCGCCTCGCTGCGCGAGAGCTCCGAGGCCGCGCGGCAGATCTCGTCGGTCACAAGGCAGCAGACCTCCGCCACCGAGGAGGTCCTCTCGACGCTGCGCGAGCTCCACCAGGTGGTCGAACGGATGTCGCGCGACCTCTCCCAACTCTCCGCGACCTCGGGCCGGCTGCGCACGATCGGCCTCGACCTCGAGCTCCTGGCGCAGACCTTTCGCCTCGACTCTCCCCGTTCGCTCAAGCGGATGGTTCACGAGTGGGCGGCGCGCCTCGCCGGTACGCCCGCTGCGATGGCTGCGGGCGCTGCGCTGGCTGGGGGCGGTGCAGGCGCGCAGGAGCTGATCGACGAGCTCGTGGGTGCCGCGCCGTTCGTCGAATGCGGCTGCATCGTCGATCCCCGGGGGAAGGTCCTCGCGACGCAAATCGCCCGCGACCTCCGCGAGAGCAACGCCGAGGCGCTCCAGGAGCTGCGGCGGCGCAACCTCTCCGACCGCGTCTGGTTCAAGAAGGCGCTCGAGAGCACGCGCGCGGTGGTGACGCCGCCCGAGCTCTCGGTGATGTCCGGCCAGCCGTGCATCATGATCGCCGTCGCCCGCCGGGACGCCGCCGGCCAGCCGGTCGCCGTGGTCGAGTTCGACGTCAACGTGCGTCATTGGACGGAGATCGGAACGTGA
- a CDS encoding response regulator: MKPKKILVVDDSDLMHRMYGVMLRGGGLVAARDGDEALARIAADPEIDLVLLDINMPKMNGFEVLKELGMRGLVPALRVIVVTTEGKDEDARRGLAAGAAAYLTKPFRADEVRAAIAALPDPE, encoded by the coding sequence GTGAAACCCAAGAAGATCCTCGTCGTCGACGACTCCGACCTGATGCACCGCATGTACGGCGTGATGCTGCGCGGCGGCGGTCTGGTCGCGGCGCGGGACGGCGACGAGGCGCTCGCCAGGATCGCCGCCGACCCCGAGATCGATCTCGTGCTACTCGACATCAACATGCCGAAGATGAACGGCTTCGAGGTTCTGAAGGAGCTCGGAATGCGCGGCCTGGTTCCGGCGCTGCGGGTCATCGTCGTGACGACCGAGGGCAAAGACGAAGATGCGCGGCGCGGTCTCGCCGCCGGCGCCGCCGCCTACCTGACCAAGCCGTTCCGCGCCGACGAGGTGCGGGCGGCGATCGCCGCGCTGCCCGATCCCGAATGA
- a CDS encoding GAF domain-containing protein: MKPEPAAHEPLVDQLRDALGRASELVARLSTTLAAAARGEVEGAASVEPPPVADRLERELDEVRVDMQEISVRLVDTEHQLDRLMSLYVATYQLHAFLDPRQVSSAIADIAVNLLGAERFALLLLKDDGHDFEIAFSQGTSAEGTPGFFGEIYGGGDPLCDAALLDGSLKLGPTATSNTIAAVPLKIQDQIVGALVVLKLFDHKPVLRPDDRDLLDLLSAHAASALFAARLFAAKDRKLRTLESLVRLARRDE, translated from the coding sequence ATGAAACCGGAACCGGCCGCGCACGAACCGCTCGTCGACCAGTTGCGCGACGCTCTGGGACGCGCCAGCGAGCTCGTGGCGCGCCTGTCGACGACGCTTGCGGCGGCGGCGCGCGGCGAGGTCGAGGGGGCGGCGAGCGTCGAGCCGCCGCCGGTTGCCGACCGGCTCGAACGGGAGCTCGACGAGGTGCGCGTCGACATGCAGGAGATCTCGGTCCGGCTGGTCGACACCGAGCATCAGCTCGACCGGCTGATGAGCCTCTACGTCGCGACGTACCAGCTGCACGCCTTCCTCGATCCGCGGCAGGTGTCGAGCGCGATCGCCGACATCGCGGTGAATCTGCTCGGCGCCGAGCGTTTCGCGCTGCTGCTCCTCAAGGACGACGGGCACGATTTCGAGATCGCCTTCTCGCAGGGCACCTCGGCCGAAGGGACGCCGGGCTTCTTCGGCGAGATCTACGGCGGCGGCGACCCGCTCTGCGACGCCGCGCTCCTGGACGGCTCTCTCAAGCTCGGCCCGACGGCGACCTCGAACACGATCGCCGCCGTGCCGCTCAAGATCCAGGACCAGATCGTCGGCGCCCTCGTCGTCCTCAAGCTCTTCGACCACAAGCCGGTGCTGCGCCCGGACGACCGCGATCTCCTCGATCTGCTGTCGGCCCACGCCGCCTCGGCGCTGTTTGCCGCCCGCCTCTTCGCCGCCAAGGACAGAAAGCTCCGAACTCTGGAGAGCCTCGTCCGCCTCGCTCGCCGCGACGAGTAG
- a CDS encoding penicillin acylase family protein has protein sequence MFLGKLLRFVVVVLLLVAALAAGGFYWLKSRGLPQREGQAALAGLQAPVEVRWDRWAMPYVRAASAADATAALGWLHANDRMFQMEMSRRAASGRLSELFGERALGFDKKVRRLRIYAAAEKLVAAASPESRELLAAYASGVNAWIETHQSGLPPEFRILGARPEPWRGADSMGIVFLMARQLSAIFEPNEEELFGFLREFGADRARELAGTPQAQVFDEVKRLADETPAAGQPVGSNPEGSGLGSNNWAVAPGRSATHSAMVAN, from the coding sequence ATGTTCCTCGGCAAGCTCCTCCGCTTCGTCGTCGTCGTCCTCCTCCTGGTCGCCGCGCTCGCCGCCGGCGGCTTCTACTGGCTCAAGTCGCGCGGCTTGCCGCAGCGCGAGGGGCAAGCCGCCCTCGCCGGCCTCCAGGCCCCGGTCGAGGTGCGCTGGGACCGCTGGGCGATGCCCTACGTCCGGGCCGCATCGGCGGCCGACGCGACGGCGGCGCTCGGCTGGCTGCACGCCAACGACCGGATGTTCCAGATGGAGATGTCGCGCCGCGCCGCTTCGGGCCGGCTCTCGGAGCTCTTCGGCGAGCGCGCCCTCGGTTTCGACAAGAAGGTTCGAAGGCTGCGCATCTACGCCGCGGCCGAGAAGTTGGTGGCCGCGGCCTCGCCGGAGAGCCGCGAGCTGCTGGCCGCTTACGCGAGCGGGGTGAACGCCTGGATCGAGACCCACCAGAGCGGCCTTCCACCGGAGTTCCGGATTCTGGGCGCCCGCCCGGAGCCCTGGCGCGGCGCCGACTCGATGGGCATCGTCTTCCTCATGGCGCGCCAGCTGTCGGCGATCTTCGAGCCCAACGAGGAGGAGCTCTTCGGCTTCCTGCGCGAGTTCGGCGCCGACCGCGCGCGCGAGCTCGCCGGCACGCCGCAGGCGCAGGTCTTCGACGAGGTGAAGCGCCTCGCCGACGAGACCCCCGCCGCGGGCCAGCCGGTGGGGAGCAACCCCGAGGGCTCCGGGCTCGGCAGCAACAACTGGGCGGTCGCTCCCGGGCGCTCGGCGACGCACTCCGCGATGGTCGCGAACG
- a CDS encoding penicillin acylase family protein yields LADETPAAGQPVGSNPEGSGLGSNNWAVAPGRSATHSAMVANDPHLGLGLPGVWFQAALRAPGYEVSGMTIPGVPGVVLGRSAHLAWAMTNLYVDDVDLFVERLDVTGTKVQRGEEFVPVTVEKATIRLDDGEEVEFEIRSTDRGPLLDPDPVRGLPARSVAWSGYEPADQMLALMNLARATTIAEVPAAVAPYSFPPQNLVVGDRDGHILWTPIGRAPNRFGWDGRFPAPGWKSEYGWAGLLPAAENPVLIDPPTEAIVTANSFLPVATPAWFQEEFDTAFRADRVRERLAEKTDWTPAGLAALQGDAISLWAKWLVPRLAGDHSGDAAKAWVALQGWDGRMGERGAPALFALVERHLHRAVFQDEATAANLARFGTRWRLIRLFDGAMSPAWFDDVATPAVEDRAAAVGSALAAAWQEGEKRWGPDASSWPYAGMHRLKLEHNLGAAPLVGRLFNRGPFPLDGSSTTVMAFGGPWVGDEMDVEYGASMRLVNDLGDPDRGISILPGGQSGHPWDPHYDDQLPLYLRLETRPVPWTDPAIEKATVSRLQLTPAR; encoded by the coding sequence CTCGCCGACGAGACCCCCGCCGCGGGCCAGCCGGTGGGGAGCAACCCCGAGGGCTCCGGGCTCGGCAGCAACAACTGGGCGGTCGCTCCCGGGCGCTCGGCGACGCACTCCGCGATGGTCGCGAACGATCCGCACCTGGGGCTGGGCCTGCCGGGAGTCTGGTTCCAGGCGGCGCTCCGGGCGCCCGGCTACGAGGTCTCCGGTATGACGATCCCCGGCGTGCCGGGGGTGGTCCTCGGCCGCAGCGCACATTTGGCCTGGGCAATGACCAATCTCTACGTCGACGACGTCGATCTCTTCGTCGAGCGGCTCGACGTCACCGGGACGAAGGTGCAGCGCGGCGAAGAGTTCGTGCCGGTCACGGTCGAGAAAGCGACCATCCGGCTCGACGACGGCGAGGAGGTCGAGTTCGAGATCCGCTCGACGGATCGCGGACCGCTCCTCGACCCCGATCCGGTGCGTGGCCTCCCGGCGAGGAGCGTCGCCTGGTCGGGCTACGAGCCGGCCGACCAGATGCTCGCGCTGATGAACCTCGCGCGCGCCACGACGATCGCCGAGGTCCCCGCGGCGGTCGCTCCGTACTCCTTCCCGCCGCAGAACCTGGTGGTCGGCGACCGTGACGGCCACATCCTCTGGACGCCGATCGGCCGGGCCCCGAACCGCTTCGGCTGGGACGGCCGCTTCCCGGCGCCGGGCTGGAAGAGCGAATACGGATGGGCGGGCCTCCTGCCGGCCGCGGAGAATCCGGTTCTGATCGACCCGCCGACCGAAGCGATCGTCACCGCGAACAGCTTTCTGCCGGTCGCGACACCGGCCTGGTTCCAGGAGGAGTTCGACACGGCGTTCCGCGCCGACCGGGTGCGCGAGCGTCTGGCGGAGAAGACCGACTGGACCCCGGCCGGGCTCGCCGCGTTGCAGGGCGACGCGATCTCGCTGTGGGCGAAGTGGCTCGTGCCGCGCCTCGCCGGCGACCACTCCGGCGACGCCGCCAAGGCCTGGGTAGCGCTCCAGGGCTGGGACGGGAGGATGGGGGAGCGCGGCGCGCCGGCGCTCTTCGCGCTCGTCGAACGGCACCTTCACCGCGCCGTCTTCCAGGACGAGGCGACCGCCGCGAACCTGGCGCGCTTCGGCACCCGCTGGCGGCTGATCCGCCTCTTCGACGGCGCGATGTCGCCCGCCTGGTTCGACGACGTCGCGACGCCCGCGGTCGAGGATCGCGCCGCCGCGGTCGGGAGTGCGCTCGCCGCCGCCTGGCAAGAGGGGGAGAAGCGCTGGGGCCCGGACGCTTCCTCCTGGCCCTACGCCGGAATGCATCGCCTCAAGCTCGAGCACAACCTCGGCGCGGCGCCGCTCGTCGGCCGTCTCTTCAACCGCGGGCCGTTCCCGCTCGACGGCTCGTCGACCACGGTCATGGCCTTCGGCGGACCCTGGGTCGGCGACGAGATGGATGTCGAGTACGGCGCCTCGATGCGCCTGGTGAACGACCTCGGCGACCCCGACCGCGGCATCTCGATCCTCCCCGGCGGCCAGTCCGGCCACCCCTGGGACCCCCACTACGACGATCAGCTCCCCCTCTACCTCCGCCTCGAAACCCGCCCCGTCCCCTGGACCGACCCCGCGATCGAGAAGGCGACGGTCTCTCGCCTCCAGCTCACGCCAGCTCGCTAA
- a CDS encoding DUF4038 domain-containing protein — protein MKTSKFARRIVDVLFAFGLAAAPLIAQLQPGCGNPTTPLSCNNSVPWPACGSGGTALAWQCWQQELISTGSYTNGYRDLKIEILTRWSQNPAFAYRTFAYWAGKTPDGLHDRFVFRVAFAPFTGAHYWTSTCSTLFGKEDCSADAGLVTYGSVSVAIQSTSNPLWTRGFLKQDSSYSAGVNTFKPPSHYDGTFFFWHGDTAWAATVQACRNQWRSYIDNRKANAFTVVHLALSPRWAGPPAPAGYSGVRSNMSNGQAGFQQIGGTCPSAAFDRESKFPNCSSRWNPGYWQELDGMIQYANQQGILVYLVGASGPFDEWISDAAIRTFSRNLAAMTRGNFVILSPGFDDDPTECEPGYNCAPLGRRMSQLLVASGDEIRTLSGTYPIITNHYATVGAGSIDDVHPESWLNVNGYQSGFSGGNLANITSRPRTFAQAIRYPTSGPFANPRKPALNAEAIYDYGYGVTSEASTSIQHFNRYRLRQAGWSSWFAGATGYSWGQAGLWEWGLCGLPSLPAWATDEETCVVGTLNPPPTPQSNEYKSYAGAMCQLETAVSARRLGDGIRTLDFGTLAAGPAEQNRATSSPPPTTPRQFVLARDADNLVVYMPHNANVRVNLAGTGFESGFAAYLYNTRAQLNMVTPVCAPLSGATYQFENPGGVSAGTLGTDDWVLLLGPGSSIPCSSSLNEPELGELGFFMTESEEGIRGLWAHVPGALEEREAVLVEGVPAELPRRWSAARDGSGNTLVVWEHRQGYGTISAVHARWLDANAQPLGEVIAVSPVQGRDQLAPSVAVTPDGEAIVAWVEHDPVSGSSEVLSTGLSIAGAMGTAPARLDRAGILVPRRTRAICDAASRCYVAWESENRLTGAVSAKYRSVDARSAFSLDEESLLRETSTELWLGRPELDARGNAVLSWEEFDPRGTSKGRFASLLRSTAQ, from the coding sequence ATGAAGACCAGCAAGTTTGCCCGACGAATCGTCGACGTTCTCTTCGCGTTCGGACTGGCCGCGGCCCCGCTCATTGCACAACTGCAACCTGGTTGTGGCAATCCCACGACTCCGCTCAGCTGCAACAACAGCGTGCCTTGGCCCGCATGTGGGAGCGGAGGAACTGCCCTGGCCTGGCAGTGCTGGCAGCAGGAACTGATCAGCACGGGGAGCTACACCAACGGCTATCGCGATCTGAAGATCGAGATCCTCACTCGATGGTCGCAAAATCCAGCCTTCGCCTATCGCACCTTCGCTTACTGGGCAGGGAAGACTCCCGACGGCTTGCACGATCGCTTCGTCTTCAGAGTGGCCTTTGCGCCGTTCACAGGCGCGCACTACTGGACGTCGACTTGCTCCACGCTCTTCGGAAAAGAGGACTGCTCGGCCGACGCAGGTCTAGTCACTTACGGTTCTGTATCGGTAGCGATCCAGAGCACGAGCAATCCCCTTTGGACCCGAGGCTTTCTAAAGCAGGATTCTTCCTACAGTGCGGGCGTCAACACATTCAAGCCACCGAGCCACTACGACGGCACTTTCTTCTTCTGGCACGGTGACACGGCGTGGGCCGCAACGGTGCAGGCGTGTCGGAATCAGTGGCGGAGCTACATCGACAACCGAAAAGCGAACGCGTTCACCGTCGTGCACCTGGCGCTTTCACCTCGGTGGGCCGGACCTCCAGCCCCCGCGGGCTACTCGGGTGTCAGGAGCAACATGAGCAACGGCCAAGCCGGATTCCAGCAGATTGGCGGCACCTGCCCATCTGCGGCGTTCGATCGCGAATCGAAGTTCCCGAATTGCAGTTCAAGGTGGAATCCTGGCTACTGGCAAGAATTGGACGGCATGATCCAATATGCAAATCAGCAAGGGATCCTTGTCTATCTCGTAGGCGCCAGCGGTCCCTTCGACGAGTGGATATCGGATGCGGCGATTCGCACTTTCTCCCGAAACCTCGCTGCCATGACACGAGGGAACTTCGTCATTCTCTCCCCGGGCTTCGACGACGACCCCACAGAGTGTGAGCCGGGCTACAATTGCGCGCCACTGGGGCGCCGAATGTCCCAGCTCTTGGTCGCTTCCGGAGACGAGATCCGGACCTTGAGTGGGACCTACCCGATCATCACGAATCACTACGCCACCGTAGGCGCTGGCTCCATTGATGACGTTCATCCCGAATCGTGGTTGAACGTCAATGGCTACCAGAGCGGTTTCTCGGGAGGGAACCTCGCGAACATCACTTCCAGGCCGCGTACGTTCGCTCAAGCCATCCGCTACCCGACCAGCGGCCCGTTTGCGAATCCTCGCAAGCCAGCTCTGAATGCCGAAGCCATTTACGACTACGGCTATGGAGTCACGAGTGAAGCTTCAACAAGCATTCAGCACTTCAATCGGTACCGCCTGCGGCAGGCTGGTTGGTCGAGTTGGTTCGCCGGTGCTACTGGGTATAGCTGGGGGCAAGCCGGTCTCTGGGAGTGGGGGCTCTGCGGCTTGCCTAGCCTTCCGGCGTGGGCTACTGACGAGGAAACTTGCGTCGTGGGCACCCTGAACCCCCCGCCAACGCCGCAGTCGAACGAGTACAAGAGCTACGCCGGAGCAATGTGCCAGCTCGAAACCGCTGTATCGGCGCGCCGCCTGGGCGATGGAATTCGAACCTTGGACTTTGGAACTCTCGCCGCCGGTCCAGCCGAACAGAATCGGGCGACGAGCAGCCCGCCTCCGACGACACCTCGCCAATTCGTTCTTGCCCGCGATGCCGACAATCTTGTGGTCTATATGCCGCACAACGCGAACGTACGAGTCAATCTGGCTGGTACGGGCTTCGAGAGCGGCTTTGCGGCTTACTTGTACAACACGCGAGCACAATTGAACATGGTGACGCCGGTTTGCGCTCCGCTCTCAGGGGCAACCTATCAGTTTGAGAACCCCGGGGGCGTCTCGGCCGGGACTCTCGGAACAGATGATTGGGTCCTGCTACTCGGCCCAGGCTCGTCTATCCCCTGTTCATCGTCTCTCAATGAGCCGGAGCTGGGTGAGCTCGGTTTCTTCATGACCGAATCCGAGGAAGGAATTCGAGGGCTTTGGGCGCATGTGCCTGGCGCACTAGAGGAAAGGGAAGCGGTGCTCGTCGAGGGGGTGCCCGCGGAACTGCCTCGCAGGTGGAGCGCGGCTCGGGATGGTTCAGGGAACACTCTTGTCGTCTGGGAGCATCGCCAAGGCTACGGCACGATTTCGGCGGTGCACGCTCGCTGGCTCGACGCCAATGCCCAGCCGCTTGGTGAGGTCATCGCCGTTTCACCCGTTCAGGGGAGGGATCAATTGGCGCCTTCGGTCGCGGTGACTCCTGACGGCGAAGCCATTGTCGCCTGGGTGGAACACGATCCTGTTTCCGGCTCTTCGGAAGTTCTGAGCACCGGTCTTTCCATCGCCGGCGCAATGGGAACGGCGCCCGCACGGCTTGACCGCGCGGGGATTCTGGTTCCTCGGCGCACACGCGCGATCTGTGACGCCGCGTCGCGCTGTTACGTTGCCTGGGAGTCGGAGAATCGACTGACTGGCGCCGTCAGTGCGAAGTACCGGTCGGTCGATGCTCGATCTGCATTCTCATTGGACGAGGAGAGCCTGCTGCGAGAGACCTCGACGGAGCTGTGGTTGGGGCGCCCAGAGCTCGATGCTCGCGGGAATGCCGTCTTGAGCTGGGAAGAGTTTGATCCTCGCGGGACGAGCAAGGGGCGCTTTGCATCGCTCCTACGCTCGACGGCACAATAG